One window from the genome of Gimesia aquarii encodes:
- a CDS encoding TetR/AcrR family transcriptional regulator yields the protein MNTKDRKQREIQEREAKILECARPMFIEGGYNGLNMDRLTSMLDYSKGTIYNHFSCKEEIIITLAIQTLEKRLTMFEKAALFQGTSRERIAAIGTAAELFVKLYPDHFRVEQTIRLDSIWDKTSEERRQVMSNCEHRCIGVVGGIVRDGIASGDLKLNDSTTPEDIVFGLWSLSFGGYSIIATSNSLADLGISNPFETLRRNYNRFLDGIQWKSLSSEVDYDAVFERVCEEVFGNELQQITV from the coding sequence ATGAATACAAAAGATCGTAAACAACGTGAAATCCAGGAACGCGAAGCCAAAATATTGGAATGCGCGCGGCCTATGTTTATTGAGGGGGGATATAACGGGCTCAATATGGATCGTCTCACGAGTATGTTGGATTACTCGAAGGGGACCATTTATAACCACTTCTCCTGCAAAGAAGAAATCATTATTACGCTTGCCATTCAGACGTTAGAAAAACGATTGACGATGTTTGAAAAGGCGGCGTTGTTTCAAGGGACCTCGCGCGAACGGATCGCTGCAATTGGGACGGCTGCCGAGTTGTTTGTGAAACTTTATCCTGATCATTTCCGTGTCGAACAAACGATTCGACTGGATTCCATTTGGGATAAAACGTCAGAAGAACGTCGGCAAGTTATGTCAAATTGTGAGCATCGTTGTATTGGCGTTGTTGGTGGAATCGTTCGTGATGGGATTGCCAGTGGCGATTTAAAATTGAATGATTCTACAACACCTGAAGACATTGTGTTTGGCCTCTGGTCACTTTCATTTGGTGGATATTCAATCATTGCGACGAGCAATTCGTTGGCAGATTTAGGAATTTCCAATCCCTTCGAAACCTTGCGTCGAAATTATAATCGTTTTCTGGATGGTATTCAGTGGAAGTCGCTCAGTTCTGAAGTTGATTACGATGCGGTCTTTGAACGCGTCTGTGAGGAGGTGTTTGGAAATGAACTCCAGCAAATCACTGTCTGA
- a CDS encoding DUF3179 domain-containing protein: MESSPQHDSNSNSEVPEPLTDEPTTQRSRPQKPLLLFAVLGISFAGWYGWNHRAEIVAVCLNQSVVQARGAGSGPRNPEDAGFNTEGLTLPNDQVRNGGVPKDGIPALTNPKFMTVAEATFMKPADRLAGVIFEGQARAYPLKIMDMHEAVNDKIGETSFVVTYCPLCDSLAVYNRKGTGGEIEFGISGFLYNSNVLLYDRTGSGKTDGLWSQLMSQSVAGPRVKEKLITLPVELTTWEDWKQRYPQTQVLSTDTGHPRDYQNRAYAGYFSNDALMFDVNKHDDRLSNKTPLLGIWVGDQKRAYPVTAFAHLTKVTEIEQELAGKKFTLVYNPNGKTLRVVNADQDLRWMYSFWFAWYAFYPEAELYASTTAENKDAVETKQPETTLEKKETP; the protein is encoded by the coding sequence ATGGAATCTTCTCCCCAGCACGATTCAAACTCAAATTCGGAAGTGCCTGAGCCACTAACTGACGAACCTACGACCCAACGTTCTCGGCCACAAAAACCGCTCTTACTTTTCGCGGTTCTGGGGATTTCCTTTGCGGGCTGGTATGGGTGGAATCACCGAGCCGAGATCGTTGCGGTTTGTCTGAACCAATCTGTGGTCCAGGCGAGAGGAGCGGGATCCGGACCGAGGAATCCAGAAGATGCCGGTTTCAATACCGAGGGGCTCACACTGCCGAACGATCAGGTTCGCAACGGTGGCGTTCCGAAAGATGGAATTCCTGCACTTACGAATCCCAAATTCATGACTGTGGCCGAGGCAACTTTTATGAAGCCAGCCGATCGGTTAGCAGGAGTTATATTCGAAGGGCAGGCACGGGCCTATCCTCTGAAAATTATGGATATGCACGAAGCCGTTAACGATAAAATTGGCGAAACGTCGTTCGTTGTTACCTATTGTCCGCTATGTGATTCGTTGGCCGTTTACAATCGTAAGGGAACAGGTGGAGAGATCGAGTTTGGGATTTCAGGTTTTTTATACAATAGTAATGTGCTGCTCTATGACCGAACAGGATCAGGAAAAACGGATGGGCTATGGTCACAACTGATGTCACAATCCGTTGCGGGACCTCGTGTGAAAGAGAAGCTGATTACGCTGCCGGTTGAACTGACGACTTGGGAAGACTGGAAACAACGGTATCCGCAAACGCAAGTTCTCTCAACGGATACCGGTCATCCACGCGATTATCAAAACCGTGCTTATGCTGGTTACTTTTCCAATGATGCTTTAATGTTCGATGTTAACAAGCATGACGATCGTTTATCTAATAAAACGCCACTGTTGGGAATCTGGGTGGGTGACCAGAAACGCGCTTACCCAGTGACCGCATTTGCGCATCTCACGAAGGTCACTGAAATCGAACAGGAACTGGCGGGGAAAAAATTCACACTGGTTTATAATCCAAACGGTAAAACGCTACGCGTTGTGAATGCTGATCAAGATTTGCGTTGGATGTATTCCTTCTGGTTTGCGTGGTATGCTTTTTATCCAGAAGCAGAGTTGTACGCGTCTACAACCGCAGAAAACAAAGACGCAGTGGAAACGAAGCAACCAGAAACTACGCTGGAAAAAAAAGAGACACCGTAG
- a CDS encoding efflux RND transporter permease subunit, which yields MLEGLFYRNRRLLILLIALIAVAGLSSFYVLPRMEDPVLTQRVARVNTPFPGADATRVESLVSEKIEEELREFDEIKELRSISRAGMSNMTIELRDDVYEVDEVWSRIRDKIDDARLEFPTGAGEPDFEELEVKAYAIILALVWNNPNEVNYAVLRRTAKQLEDRLRAISGTEEIDTFGDPDEEIIAEIQSDKVASLGLSVEEIARQVESSDAKLTAGLLRGETSDLLIDVDSELDSLSRIANTPVQFGAEGHSVQLGDIATIKKGVAVPLSSLVIADGQPAVTLGVFVRDSVRIDHWSQVAKAAIQEFEESLADDVMVQTLFDQNRYVEARLNGLIRNLLFGGLAVIGVIVFMMGWRNALVIGAALPLSAFMVLAGLRLLDIPIHQMSVTGLIIALGLLIDNAIVVVDEVRSKLHAGKTPEEAVISTVRHLAVPLLGSTLTTALAFAPIALMPGPAGEFVGSIAISVILAISSSFFLAMTVIPAIAALFANQNEDSLKAHWWQVGFSHAGMRAFYQKSLDFLFARPLLGIALGCVLPVSGFLVASELPEQFFPPADRDQVNIELELNAHASMAETRETIETIRRVVLENPKVKGIEWFLGESAPQFYYNITAKRENSSNYAQALVQLESSSGGEELIHELQRQLDLKVPHSRVLVRQLEQGPPFDAPIEVRLFGPDLQQLSLLGDELRTILSKTTNVLHHKAELADPLPKLTLKIDEEQARLAGLDHAEISRQLNASLEGALGGSILEETEELPVRIRVPHDQRGAIADIASLQLISRKKTADGQAQYVPLTAIAKVEMSSEVAAISHFNGERMNEVQAYIKAGVLPAEVLTEFKSNLKDAGFQLPAGYRFEWGGEASKRDDAVGNLLVNVGVLMVLMVATLVLSFSSFRVAGLVGSVGFLSIGLGLGMLWLFGFPFGFMAIVGSMGLAGVAINDAIVVLAELRANPEARIGNRVVVRDVVLRSTRHVVATSLTTVAGFLPLVLAGGGFWPPLAITIAGGVGGATLLALYFIPSAYILVMCRNCPLKATAEESMVKEKSEAQQATILAKLKERLPVLR from the coding sequence ATGCTGGAAGGATTGTTTTATCGGAATCGTCGATTATTGATTCTGTTGATTGCGCTCATTGCAGTTGCTGGCCTTTCCAGTTTCTATGTGCTGCCACGGATGGAAGATCCGGTGCTCACACAGCGCGTCGCACGCGTGAATACTCCTTTTCCTGGTGCTGATGCAACACGTGTCGAATCTCTGGTTTCAGAAAAAATCGAAGAAGAACTCAGAGAATTCGATGAAATCAAAGAGTTGCGTTCGATCTCCCGTGCCGGCATGTCTAACATGACGATTGAGTTGCGTGATGATGTGTATGAAGTCGATGAAGTCTGGTCGCGGATCAGAGATAAAATTGATGATGCACGCCTTGAATTCCCCACAGGTGCAGGGGAGCCGGATTTTGAAGAGTTAGAAGTAAAAGCTTATGCGATTATTCTCGCTTTGGTCTGGAATAATCCGAATGAAGTAAATTACGCAGTCCTTCGACGTACTGCTAAGCAGTTGGAAGATCGTTTACGAGCGATTTCTGGAACAGAAGAAATCGACACGTTTGGTGATCCAGATGAAGAGATCATCGCTGAGATTCAATCTGACAAAGTAGCCTCTTTGGGGCTCAGTGTCGAAGAAATTGCACGTCAGGTGGAATCCTCTGATGCCAAGCTGACTGCGGGGCTTTTGCGAGGTGAAACAAGCGACCTATTAATTGACGTCGATTCGGAGTTGGATTCTCTTTCAAGAATAGCCAATACTCCGGTCCAGTTTGGGGCCGAAGGACATTCTGTGCAATTGGGTGACATCGCGACCATTAAAAAGGGAGTTGCCGTACCCTTGAGTAGTCTGGTCATTGCTGACGGACAACCTGCGGTCACGCTGGGAGTTTTCGTGCGTGATAGTGTGCGTATTGATCATTGGAGTCAAGTTGCGAAAGCAGCCATTCAGGAATTTGAGGAATCGCTGGCTGACGACGTGATGGTACAGACACTATTTGATCAGAATCGGTATGTTGAAGCACGACTCAATGGTTTGATAAGGAATCTGTTGTTTGGTGGTCTGGCCGTGATTGGCGTGATTGTCTTCATGATGGGATGGCGGAATGCCCTGGTGATTGGAGCTGCGTTACCATTGTCGGCGTTCATGGTGCTTGCAGGCCTGCGTCTCCTGGACATTCCCATTCATCAGATGTCTGTAACTGGCTTGATTATCGCGTTAGGTTTATTGATTGATAACGCGATAGTGGTCGTCGATGAAGTGCGATCAAAGTTGCATGCCGGTAAAACACCTGAAGAGGCTGTGATCTCAACTGTCAGGCATTTGGCGGTACCTTTGCTTGGTTCTACCTTAACGACTGCGCTGGCGTTTGCTCCGATTGCCTTGATGCCTGGACCTGCGGGGGAATTTGTTGGTTCCATTGCAATTAGTGTGATTCTGGCGATCAGCAGTTCCTTTTTCCTGGCCATGACCGTCATTCCGGCGATTGCTGCCCTGTTTGCAAATCAAAACGAGGATTCACTTAAAGCCCACTGGTGGCAGGTTGGCTTCAGTCATGCCGGGATGCGCGCCTTTTATCAGAAATCTCTGGATTTTCTGTTTGCGCGCCCACTCCTCGGCATTGCTCTGGGCTGTGTTCTGCCTGTGAGTGGCTTTCTAGTGGCCAGTGAATTGCCGGAGCAGTTCTTTCCTCCAGCCGACCGTGATCAGGTGAATATCGAATTGGAATTAAACGCGCATGCTTCGATGGCCGAAACGCGCGAGACGATTGAGACCATTCGCCGCGTTGTTTTAGAGAATCCCAAAGTGAAGGGGATCGAGTGGTTTTTAGGTGAGAGTGCGCCTCAGTTTTATTACAACATCACTGCCAAACGCGAAAATTCCTCGAATTATGCACAAGCACTTGTCCAACTAGAATCTTCCTCTGGTGGAGAGGAGTTAATACATGAGTTGCAGCGACAACTCGATCTCAAAGTTCCTCATTCCCGTGTGCTGGTCCGACAACTGGAGCAGGGGCCTCCCTTCGATGCACCGATTGAAGTGCGATTGTTCGGGCCCGATCTCCAGCAACTAAGTTTGCTTGGTGATGAACTGCGGACGATTCTGAGTAAAACAACGAATGTCCTTCACCATAAAGCGGAGTTGGCAGACCCGTTGCCTAAACTCACATTGAAAATCGATGAAGAGCAGGCACGATTGGCAGGACTGGACCACGCGGAAATATCCAGGCAGTTAAATGCTTCATTAGAAGGGGCACTGGGGGGGAGTATCCTGGAAGAAACCGAAGAGCTTCCCGTTCGGATTCGTGTACCGCATGATCAGCGAGGAGCGATTGCGGACATTGCTTCATTGCAACTCATCTCCCGTAAGAAAACAGCCGACGGACAAGCTCAGTATGTACCTTTAACCGCTATTGCAAAGGTAGAGATGTCGTCTGAGGTCGCTGCGATTTCTCACTTTAACGGCGAACGGATGAATGAGGTGCAGGCTTATATTAAAGCAGGTGTCCTTCCCGCCGAAGTCCTCACCGAATTCAAGTCGAACTTAAAGGACGCTGGATTTCAACTTCCTGCGGGGTACCGCTTTGAGTGGGGAGGGGAAGCATCCAAGCGTGATGATGCTGTGGGTAACCTGCTTGTCAATGTCGGTGTGTTGATGGTTTTGATGGTGGCAACGTTAGTACTTTCTTTTTCTTCCTTTCGCGTTGCGGGACTCGTCGGAAGTGTGGGGTTCTTGTCTATTGGTCTGGGACTGGGGATGTTATGGTTGTTCGGATTTCCCTTTGGTTTTATGGCGATTGTGGGTTCCATGGGACTGGCGGGTGTGGCAATTAACGATGCGATTGTTGTTTTAGCTGAGTTACGCGCAAATCCCGAGGCGCGAATCGGAAATCGTGTTGTCGTTCGTGATGTTGTCTTACGCTCCACAAGGCACGTTGTGGCGACTTCGCTGACGACAGTCGCTGGCTTTTTACCTCTCGTGCTGGCCGGCGGTGGATTCTGGCCGCCTTTAGCAATTACGATTGCCGGTGGTGTGGGTGGTGCGACCTTGTTGGCTCTGTACTTTATTCCCTCGGCTTATATTCTTGTCATGTGCCGCAATTGCCCTCTGAAAGCGACAGCCGAAGAATCAATGGTCAAAGAAAAAAGTGAGGCTCAACAGGCAACAATTCTAGCAAAACTGAAAGAAAGATTGCCTGTGCTACGGTAA
- a CDS encoding efflux RND transporter periplasmic adaptor subunit, which produces MNSSKSLSDSLFFEQKMTIRQIVADYLKRFYFVLIAFSIVVLAALLWAFSEVAYSTEITSSDEAQQGIPVNVIELKPVKSFARKRNYTGKVTAARTSELAFERSGKLIKIAVDEGDHVEVGMPLANLSTRHLDVMRRKLQAERAAAQAKLEEFLAGPRRQEIEVAEAEVRQLKAKHKNLDADHSRNQKLLKRNAISKSVFEASESDLQQQKAQLDAAISRLSELKEGTRKEQIAAQKAVVANLDASLADNQVDLDDTVLTAPFSGRISKRYADEGTVISPDMPLFKIVEDQKLEARIGVPVEMAKSLEHGMQKQVQLNGKSYESRLKAILPELDPVTRTQEVVLSLNSEAAKHLVPGQVIRIEIEEPVEMRGFWLPLSALARGERGLWSAYAVINGESDSELILEKRKIEILHTEGDRVLVRGTLKTGDQIVINGTHKLASNQRVEIKSVR; this is translated from the coding sequence ATGAACTCCAGCAAATCACTGTCTGACTCCCTTTTTTTTGAGCAGAAAATGACGATTCGTCAAATCGTGGCAGATTATTTGAAACGCTTTTACTTTGTATTGATCGCATTTTCAATCGTTGTTCTGGCTGCTCTGTTGTGGGCTTTTTCTGAGGTTGCTTATTCAACAGAGATCACTTCCTCAGATGAAGCACAGCAGGGAATTCCCGTTAATGTGATTGAACTCAAGCCTGTTAAGTCGTTTGCCAGGAAGCGAAATTATACGGGTAAAGTGACTGCGGCTCGTACGAGTGAACTGGCATTCGAACGTAGTGGAAAGCTCATCAAAATTGCCGTTGATGAAGGTGACCACGTTGAGGTGGGAATGCCGTTAGCGAATTTAAGTACGAGGCATTTAGATGTGATGCGACGAAAGCTTCAAGCAGAGCGCGCAGCGGCACAGGCAAAGCTTGAGGAATTCCTGGCAGGTCCACGTCGTCAGGAAATTGAAGTCGCCGAGGCAGAAGTCAGGCAACTGAAAGCGAAACACAAAAATTTGGATGCCGATCATAGTCGGAATCAGAAACTACTAAAGCGTAACGCGATTTCTAAATCTGTTTTCGAAGCTTCAGAATCTGATTTACAACAACAAAAAGCACAGTTAGATGCTGCAATCAGCCGACTGTCTGAATTGAAAGAAGGAACTCGTAAAGAGCAGATTGCTGCTCAAAAAGCAGTGGTGGCTAATCTGGATGCATCACTGGCAGATAATCAGGTAGATCTCGATGATACTGTGTTAACCGCTCCTTTTAGCGGGCGAATTTCCAAGAGATATGCTGATGAAGGAACAGTCATCTCACCCGATATGCCTCTATTCAAGATCGTCGAAGACCAGAAGCTCGAAGCGCGGATCGGGGTGCCCGTGGAAATGGCCAAAAGCCTGGAGCATGGCATGCAAAAGCAAGTACAGCTCAACGGCAAGTCGTATGAATCGAGGCTCAAAGCCATTTTACCGGAACTCGATCCGGTAACGCGTACTCAGGAAGTGGTTTTATCGCTTAACTCAGAAGCAGCCAAACACCTTGTACCAGGTCAGGTCATTCGCATTGAAATCGAAGAACCGGTTGAAATGCGAGGGTTCTGGTTACCACTCAGCGCTTTGGCGCGAGGCGAACGAGGGCTCTGGTCAGCGTACGCCGTGATTAACGGAGAATCAGACAGTGAATTGATATTAGAAAAACGAAAGATTGAAATCTTGCATACGGAAGGAGATCGAGTATTGGTACGAGGTACACTGAAAACGGGAGACCAGATTGTTATCAATGGAACTCACAAATTAGCAAGTAATCAAAGAGTGGAAATTAAGTCGGTTCGCTGA
- a CDS encoding PQQ-binding-like beta-propeller repeat protein — translation MPIRILLSIMLLPFCTSFATAEDWPQWLGPGRASIWTASNIVESFPESGLEVKWRTPVGLGYSGPAVVGDKVYVMDYIKQAGEIVNNPGGTNKLEGEERVLCLSADTGKLLWKHSYNCPYDISYAAGPRCTPTVSDGKVYTLGAEGNLYCLDAERGNVIWSKNFKTDYDSKTPIWGHAASPLVDGDTLYCLVGGKGAIAVAFDKNTGKELWRSLDNPETGYCPPTMITHNGSKQLLIWHPSALNSLNPKSGKVNWSIPLKPGYGMSVTVPRQKEDSLYVSAIGDEAALIQLGKGETPSAKIVWKGKPRSALYCCNSTPFIDGNTVYGSDINSGEFVAADLKDGKRIWSTKKITNAGRRDRHATAFIVKHNDKYFLFTEKGDLILADLSPTGYKEIDRFHVLEPTNEAFGRLVVWSHPAFANKSLFARNDKELVRVNLEK, via the coding sequence ATGCCAATTCGAATTCTGCTTTCTATTATGCTGTTACCATTTTGCACCTCGTTTGCGACAGCCGAAGATTGGCCGCAATGGCTGGGTCCCGGTCGAGCAAGTATCTGGACTGCTTCCAACATTGTGGAATCTTTTCCGGAATCAGGCTTGGAAGTAAAATGGAGAACCCCTGTTGGTCTTGGATATAGCGGACCTGCTGTTGTAGGTGACAAAGTCTATGTGATGGACTACATCAAGCAAGCCGGTGAGATTGTCAATAACCCAGGCGGCACAAATAAACTCGAGGGAGAAGAACGTGTTTTATGCCTGTCAGCTGATACAGGTAAGTTGCTCTGGAAGCATTCCTACAACTGCCCTTACGACATTTCTTACGCAGCCGGCCCCCGCTGCACACCCACAGTCTCAGATGGGAAGGTCTATACATTGGGTGCAGAAGGCAACCTATATTGCCTGGACGCAGAACGTGGCAATGTCATTTGGAGTAAAAACTTCAAAACAGACTATGACTCCAAAACCCCAATCTGGGGACACGCCGCCAGTCCGTTAGTTGATGGTGACACTTTATACTGTCTGGTGGGAGGCAAAGGGGCGATCGCTGTGGCGTTTGATAAAAATACAGGCAAGGAGCTTTGGCGTTCATTGGATAACCCTGAAACCGGTTACTGTCCGCCCACCATGATTACTCATAATGGATCAAAACAGCTATTGATCTGGCATCCATCTGCACTCAATTCACTCAATCCCAAATCAGGTAAAGTCAACTGGAGTATTCCACTGAAACCCGGTTATGGAATGTCGGTGACCGTTCCCCGCCAGAAAGAGGATTCACTCTATGTCTCAGCAATCGGTGATGAAGCGGCTCTGATTCAACTGGGCAAAGGAGAAACTCCCTCAGCCAAAATCGTCTGGAAAGGAAAACCCCGCTCCGCGCTCTATTGCTGTAATAGTACTCCTTTTATCGATGGGAATACCGTCTATGGAAGTGATATTAATTCAGGAGAGTTCGTCGCCGCTGACTTGAAAGATGGTAAGCGCATCTGGTCTACAAAAAAAATAACCAATGCAGGCCGACGCGACCGTCATGCCACAGCATTTATTGTGAAGCACAACGACAAATACTTTCTCTTTACTGAAAAGGGAGACTTGATTCTGGCGGATCTGTCACCAACGGGTTACAAAGAAATCGATCGTTTTCATGTACTTGAACCAACCAATGAAGCATTCGGCCGTTTGGTGGTCTGGAGTCATCCCGCGTTCGCAAACAAGTCACTCTTTGCGCGAAACGATAAAGAATTGGTACGCGTGAACCTTGAGAAGTAA
- a CDS encoding sigma-54-dependent transcriptional regulator, whose translation MSAKDATEKDLSSIVIRVLIIDDDEAHAQAVAESLERVGCECKIATSGEQGAKLIESETADIVITDLRMDGVDGLSILRTAKDELPDAEVIVLTGHGSINSAVTAMQLGAYTYLTKPLDINELRNAVEKASTRVRLMRHNAELHRRLDEKFGFEGVIGNSPSMHKIIEKLKNVASTNSTVLIAGESGTGKELVARAIHQNSERKSKPFVPLNISALPDSILESELFGHEQGAFTGAVGKRIGKFEHANGGTLFLDEVGEMPMQTQIKLLRVLEDRKIARLGTNEEISLNVRLVAATNADLLEMVKQGSFRQDLYYRLSVVKIELPPLRERRGDIPLLTDHFLKELSTQYDKPYEGVSRAARRALMTYDWPGNIRQLRNASERMLVLDTDGMLDLDDLPEEIVPLGVPEGDSSYTSDRSGADFLIGRPFSEVERYYIERALDLADGKREEAAKMLGIGERTLYRKLKEYQKQKEEQSS comes from the coding sequence ATGAGCGCGAAAGATGCTACTGAAAAAGATCTCTCATCAATCGTAATTCGTGTTTTGATTATCGATGATGATGAAGCACATGCTCAGGCTGTAGCGGAAAGTCTGGAGCGTGTGGGCTGTGAATGTAAAATTGCGACTTCAGGGGAGCAAGGTGCCAAGCTGATCGAAAGCGAAACCGCTGATATTGTGATTACCGATTTACGGATGGATGGAGTCGATGGCTTGTCCATTCTAAGGACTGCGAAGGATGAACTACCTGATGCCGAAGTGATCGTGTTGACGGGACATGGTTCGATCAATTCCGCGGTTACGGCGATGCAGTTGGGTGCGTACACGTATCTGACAAAACCGCTTGATATCAATGAACTCAGGAATGCTGTTGAGAAAGCTTCGACGCGCGTACGGCTTATGCGCCATAATGCGGAACTACACCGTCGGCTCGATGAAAAATTTGGTTTCGAAGGAGTGATTGGGAATTCTCCCTCGATGCATAAAATCATCGAAAAACTGAAAAATGTTGCCTCCACCAACAGTACTGTTTTGATTGCAGGAGAAAGTGGAACTGGTAAAGAACTGGTGGCGCGGGCAATTCATCAGAACAGTGAGCGAAAAAGTAAACCCTTTGTTCCGCTCAATATTTCTGCATTGCCAGACAGTATTCTGGAAAGTGAGCTCTTCGGTCATGAACAGGGGGCTTTTACCGGTGCGGTTGGCAAGCGTATTGGGAAATTTGAGCATGCCAATGGTGGAACGTTATTTCTGGACGAAGTCGGTGAAATGCCGATGCAGACCCAGATCAAATTATTACGAGTATTAGAAGACAGAAAAATCGCCAGACTGGGAACCAACGAGGAAATCAGTTTGAATGTGCGTCTGGTCGCCGCAACAAATGCCGATCTGTTGGAGATGGTTAAGCAGGGATCCTTTCGCCAGGATTTATATTACCGCTTATCCGTCGTGAAAATTGAGTTACCTCCCTTACGAGAACGACGCGGGGATATCCCCTTGCTGACCGATCATTTTCTGAAAGAACTTTCTACGCAATACGACAAACCATACGAAGGTGTATCTCGTGCAGCCCGTCGTGCGTTGATGACTTATGATTGGCCTGGCAATATTCGCCAGTTGAGAAATGCTTCGGAGAGAATGTTGGTCCTTGATACAGACGGCATGCTGGACTTGGATGATTTACCTGAAGAAATTGTTCCTTTGGGAGTACCCGAAGGAGATAGTAGTTATACTTCCGATCGATCCGGCGCTGATTTTCTGATTGGACGACCATTCTCTGAAGTAGAACGTTACTACATTGAAAGAGCCCTCGATCTGGCAGATGGCAAACGCGAAGAGGCAGCCAAAATGCTGGGCATTGGCGAACGAACACTCTACCGAAAACTCAAAGAATATCAGAAGCAAAAAGAAGAACAGAGTAGCTAA
- a CDS encoding sialidase family protein — MPVSLRIFVALIQSVLLVNMLAAEEPKILHQVVAVENVCAWPNLTLMPDGTIIVIFHNKASHGQQEGDIDCWASTDGVKWKKRSTVTRHQPNTVRMNHAAGLAKNGDLVVLCSGWSNIKQPSRPKQPAFRDSILSSWVMRSADGGRTWEKRDAFPTAQSGWSEYIPFGDIWAGADGALHVSCYQGEFRDASQSTKTKGWRSSHLRSDDDGRTWKVVSVIGSRHNETDLFPLGGKDWLAAARIDKVELIRSNDNGVTWQKPVAVTKRNEINGHLTRLTDGRLLLSYGVRVDGQRGVCAKLSSDEGRTWSQSLRLADTADGGDCGYPSSVQRANGSIVTAWYSNNSPLHSGYHLGVTVWKVPMIGQN; from the coding sequence ATGCCTGTTTCGCTTCGGATCTTTGTGGCTTTAATACAGTCTGTGTTGTTAGTAAATATGCTTGCAGCAGAAGAACCGAAGATTCTGCATCAGGTCGTTGCTGTCGAGAATGTGTGTGCCTGGCCGAATTTGACACTGATGCCAGATGGTACCATCATTGTGATTTTCCATAACAAAGCGAGCCACGGCCAACAGGAAGGTGACATTGATTGCTGGGCCAGCACTGATGGAGTGAAGTGGAAGAAGCGCAGCACTGTCACCCGGCATCAGCCCAATACGGTGCGGATGAATCATGCTGCGGGATTAGCAAAGAATGGTGATCTTGTCGTGTTATGTTCTGGTTGGAGTAACATAAAGCAGCCCTCGCGTCCCAAACAACCTGCATTTCGCGACTCAATTTTGAGCAGTTGGGTCATGCGCTCGGCAGACGGTGGACGTACCTGGGAAAAGCGGGATGCTTTCCCCACAGCACAATCGGGTTGGTCGGAATACATTCCCTTTGGCGATATCTGGGCAGGAGCTGATGGCGCGTTGCATGTGTCGTGTTATCAGGGCGAATTCCGCGATGCTTCCCAGTCGACAAAAACCAAAGGTTGGCGCTCCTCGCATCTGCGCAGTGATGACGATGGCCGAACCTGGAAGGTGGTGTCCGTAATCGGATCGCGGCATAATGAAACCGATCTTTTTCCACTGGGGGGAAAAGACTGGCTGGCCGCAGCGCGCATTGACAAGGTGGAACTGATCCGTAGCAATGACAATGGTGTCACCTGGCAGAAGCCGGTAGCCGTTACGAAACGTAATGAGATTAACGGACATTTGACCCGTCTTACGGATGGTCGTTTGCTGCTCAGTTATGGTGTGCGTGTTGATGGACAGCGTGGAGTCTGTGCGAAACTCAGCAGTGATGAAGGACGCACCTGGAGCCAGTCATTACGCTTGGCAGACACAGCCGATGGTGGCGATTGCGGCTATCCTTCGAGTGTTCAGAGAGCAAACGGCAGTATCGTCACAGCCTGGTATTCGAACAATTCTCCTTTACACTCTGGCTATCATCTGGGGGTGACTGTTTGGAAAGTACCTATGATTGGCCAGAACTGA